In the Setaria italica strain Yugu1 chromosome VI, Setaria_italica_v2.0, whole genome shotgun sequence genome, one interval contains:
- the LOC101783272 gene encoding uncharacterized protein LOC101783272, translating into MRGSRAAPCGAAPAASFARSSNSGFHAMIWPATANNPNRIILPSVRAAHRRPYRAGGRATAGVCCASQTVELLPALCPEIVVRDARLEDCWEVADTHCGSFFPGYKFPLDLVLRIDRYIALLSGFTVPPGCMRTCLVAVNSNSVDNSFDIECGDPRDAGFQKYSLSRGSIAGILTIDTVADYLPRRGSLKQRRTGIAYIANVAVREEERRKGIAKMLVQEAEARARSWGCRSMALHCDVNNTAALRLYENQGFKRIRVPEGARWPEPKIAKGVQYSFMMKLVPKI; encoded by the exons ATGCGAGGCTCCCGCGCGGCCCCGTGTGGGGCCGCTCCGGCGGCGTCCTTCGCCCGGAGCTCCAACTCCGGCTTCCACGCCATGATCTG GCCGGCGACGGCAAATAATCCGAATCGGATCATCCTCCCTTCCGTCCGAGCAGCTCACCGGCGGCCGTACCGCGCCGGAGGCAGGGCTACGGCAg GGGTTTGCTGCGCGAGCCAGACGGTCGAGCTGCTGCCGGCCCTGTGCCCCGAGATCGTCGTCCGGGACGCGCGGCTCGAGGACTGCTGGGAGGTGGCCGACACCCACTGCGGCTCGTTCTTTCCCGGCTACAAGTTCCCACTGGACCTTGTCCTGCGGATCGACCGTTACATTGCGCTGCTATCTGGGTTCACAGTCCCGCCTGGGTGCATGAGGACTTGCCTTGTCGCGGTCAATTCTAATTCTGTAGATAATAGTTTCGACATCGAGTGTGGAGATCCTAGGGATGCCGGCTTTCAGAAGTACAGCCTCAGTAGAGGCTCCATAGCTGGCATCCTTACAATTGATACGGTTGCGGACTATCTTCCGAGAAGGGGATCCCTGAAGCAGAGAAG AACAGGTATTGCATATATAGCAAACGTCGCTGTGCGAGAGGAGGAACGGCGTAAAGGAATCGCTAAAATGTTGGTCCAAGAAGCAGAGGCACGAGCGAGGAGTTGGGGATGCCGGTCCATGGCACTGCATTGCGATGTAAACAACACCGCCGCCCTACGCCTGTACGAAAACCAAGGCTTCAAACGCATCCGTGTACCAGAAGGGGCTAGATGGCCCGAACCCAAGATAGCTAAAGGAGTGCAATACAGCTTCATGATGAAGCTAGTGCCCAAGATTTGA
- the LOC101783678 gene encoding acyl-CoA-binding protein: MGLQEEFEEYAEKAKTLPDSTSNENKLILYALYKQATVGPVNTSRPSMFNMRDKAKWDAWKAVEGKSKEEAMNDYITKVKQLQEEAASS, translated from the exons ATGGGTCTGCAG GAGGAATTTGAGGAGTATGCTGAGAAGGCGAAGACCTTGCCTGATAGCACGAGCAATGAGAACAAGCTGATCCTATACGCACTCTACAAGCAGGCCACTGTTGGACCTGTGAATACCT CTCGTCCTAGCATGTTCAACATGAGGGACAAGGCCAAGTGGGATGCTTGGAAGGCTGTTGAAG GCAAATCAAAGGAAGAGGCAATGAATGACTACATCACCAAGGTGAAGCAGCTCCAGGAGGAGGCTGCTAGCTCCTAA
- the LOC105914672 gene encoding uncharacterized protein LOC105914672: MSYWGSSGGSPAWAGSRGPSPVVPLLIVVALGWVICQETLMWWYEQVTEVQDTVTDNAVLLVLGAGALLLALAAAGGRSEVVLVPVTLVVVMFLIQNIMLTALLLLVAAYFAGIYYYRPDGRYGGGGFSGEWGGGGGGGGAGLGFYMLLLLCLLLCAMFSDGGGSWWVPGLLLVACVLCLNLFSGGKVWGYEYF; encoded by the coding sequence ATGAGCTACTGGGGAAGCTCCGGCGGGTCGCCGGCGTGGGCAGGGAGCCGGGGGCCGTCGCCGGTGGTGCCGCTCCTCATCGTGGTGGCGCTGGGGTGGGTCATCTGCCAGGAGACCCTGATGTGGTGGTACGAGCAGGTGACGGAGGTGCAGGATACTGTCACGGACAACGCCGTGCTCCtcgtcctcggcgccggcgcgctcctgctcgccctggccgccgccggcggccggagcgaGGTGGTGCTCGTGCCGGTGACGCTGGTGGTGGTCATGTTCCTGATCCAGAACATCATGCTCACCGCGCTTCTGCTGCTGGTGGCGGCCTACTTCGCCGGAATATACTACTACCGGCCGGATGGAcggtacggcggcggcggtttcaGCGGCGAgtggggcggtggtggcggcggcggcggcgccggactGGGGTTctacatgctgctgctgctgtgcctgTTGCTGTGCGCCATGttctccgacggcggcggcagctggtggGTCCCTGGTCTGCTGCTGGTCGCGTGCGTCCTCTGCCTCAACCTCTTCTCCGGCGGGAAAGTCTGGGGATATGAATACTTCTGA
- the LOC101784081 gene encoding uncharacterized protein LOC101784081 isoform X2, whose protein sequence is MAATISYVAAPSLINRSSIARAQRPAPPPVISASTTKTGFHGVSLVDTRWAAGHRRGGGGRRRLLQVNARSTAAKNIEVEVDKPLGLALGQKPGGGVVITSVESGGNAARAGLKAGDQVLYTSSFFGDELWPADKLGFTKTAIQAKPDSVYFVVSRGATDVDVKRLPKRPAPPRFGRKLTDAQKERATHICLDCGYIYFLPKPFEEQPDDYGCPQCNAAKKRFAKYDAATGRAIGGALPPIAVIVSLVIGIAGVGALLVYGLQ, encoded by the exons ATGGCTGCCACGATCTCCTACGTGGCCGCCCCTTCCCTCATCAACCGCAGCTCCATTGCCAGAGCTcagcggccggcgccgcctccagTCATCTCGGCATCAACT ACCAAGACCGGCTTCCATGGGGTGTCGCTGGTGGACACGAGGTGGGCGGCCGGCCAccggagaggcggcggcgggcggaggaggctgCTGCAGGTGAACGCGAGGTCGACGGCGGCCAAGAACATCGAGGTGGAGGTCGACAAGCCGCTCGGGCTGGCCCTGGGACAGAAGCCCGGCGGTGGCGTCGTCATCACT TCTGTGGAGTCTGGAGGGAATGCAGCAAGAGCCGGACTGAAAGCCGGTGACCAGGTGCTGTACACAAGCAGCTTCTTCGGAGATGAGCTGTGGCCTGCAGACAAGCTGGGATTCACCAAGACAGCCATCCAGGCGAAGCCAGACTCCGTCTACTTTGTAGTGAGCAG GGGAGCTACTGATGTCGATGTGAAGCGCCTACCAAAGAGGCCGGCACCGCCCCGGTTCGGACGGAAATTGACTGACGCACAAAAG GAGAGAGCCACACACATCTGCCTTGATTGTGGATACATATACTTCCTACCCAAGCCTTTTGAAGAGCAG CCTGATGACTATGGTTGCCCACAATGCAATGCGGCAAAGAAGCGATTTGCAAAGTACGATGCGGCCACGGGGAGGGCCATTGGCGGTGCGCTGCCACCTATTGCGGTGATCGTAAGTTTGGTAATTGGCATCGCCGGAGTAGGGGCTCTGCTAGTGTATGGCCTGCAATAG
- the LOC101784081 gene encoding uncharacterized protein LOC101784081 isoform X1, translating to MAATISYVAAPSLINRSSIARAQRPAPPPVISASTKTKTGFHGVSLVDTRWAAGHRRGGGGRRRLLQVNARSTAAKNIEVEVDKPLGLALGQKPGGGVVITSVESGGNAARAGLKAGDQVLYTSSFFGDELWPADKLGFTKTAIQAKPDSVYFVVSRGATDVDVKRLPKRPAPPRFGRKLTDAQKERATHICLDCGYIYFLPKPFEEQPDDYGCPQCNAAKKRFAKYDAATGRAIGGALPPIAVIVSLVIGIAGVGALLVYGLQ from the exons ATGGCTGCCACGATCTCCTACGTGGCCGCCCCTTCCCTCATCAACCGCAGCTCCATTGCCAGAGCTcagcggccggcgccgcctccagTCATCTCGGCATCAACT AAGACCAAGACCGGCTTCCATGGGGTGTCGCTGGTGGACACGAGGTGGGCGGCCGGCCAccggagaggcggcggcgggcggaggaggctgCTGCAGGTGAACGCGAGGTCGACGGCGGCCAAGAACATCGAGGTGGAGGTCGACAAGCCGCTCGGGCTGGCCCTGGGACAGAAGCCCGGCGGTGGCGTCGTCATCACT TCTGTGGAGTCTGGAGGGAATGCAGCAAGAGCCGGACTGAAAGCCGGTGACCAGGTGCTGTACACAAGCAGCTTCTTCGGAGATGAGCTGTGGCCTGCAGACAAGCTGGGATTCACCAAGACAGCCATCCAGGCGAAGCCAGACTCCGTCTACTTTGTAGTGAGCAG GGGAGCTACTGATGTCGATGTGAAGCGCCTACCAAAGAGGCCGGCACCGCCCCGGTTCGGACGGAAATTGACTGACGCACAAAAG GAGAGAGCCACACACATCTGCCTTGATTGTGGATACATATACTTCCTACCCAAGCCTTTTGAAGAGCAG CCTGATGACTATGGTTGCCCACAATGCAATGCGGCAAAGAAGCGATTTGCAAAGTACGATGCGGCCACGGGGAGGGCCATTGGCGGTGCGCTGCCACCTATTGCGGTGATCGTAAGTTTGGTAATTGGCATCGCCGGAGTAGGGGCTCTGCTAGTGTATGGCCTGCAATAG